One Dunckerocampus dactyliophorus isolate RoL2022-P2 chromosome 6, RoL_Ddac_1.1, whole genome shotgun sequence genomic window, GTGATCTTACGCTCAGACTTCCTGCGACGGGAGGACGATGCCTGTGCACGTTTCCCAACGCTCCGTACCTTAGGAAGAGCAGATGGACACTGTTTAGTGTTGggctgtccaaacctttttccgCCAAGAGCCGCATACTGAAAGTCAAAGGAAGTGGCAGGGGCCTTTTTGAtaaaaccttggttagcgtctgctatggttagcatttttttcaatgaaCGTCgaaaattcactcaacattttgtGTAACTTTTCTGGTTTCCGCCTGTCAATAGTCATCAGTAGTTGACTCTCCAAAAAGTCAAAAcagaacatgtttttatagttttacatgcagaaaacaaattgaaatgtatacgaatacatacaaatgatgaatgaaagggaagtTCTCTGAGGAAATATTTCCCAACAATATGGTCATGAGccttgggtagtgaccgaaaggacacaATCATGGGtccaagcggccgaaatgagttttccctGTAGGGTGTCTGAGAAGCACtttcatccgggagaaactttgagtacaaccgctgctcctccgcattgaaaGGAGCCACATGAGCtaccgactggtaggaggcctcggggaagacccaggacatgttgcaAAGATTGTTTCTCAACTGGCCCGAGAATGCCTCAGGATCTGCTGGAAGAGCTGCCTCCGCGACGCGACCTCGGACAAGCGGTAGAAGATTGATAGATGGATGGGCAAATGTTTCTTCTtgtcacgatgacagcatttcattcacgttATCAAGTTCCTCGAGATTACGCGTTTTACAGTAGATTCTGTTTCTATTGGTCAATTCCACGATTCCGTCAATgcagaaatcatagggcccttcGCATAGCACTCGCCTTGTTTCCGCCATTTCTGGTTACCCTGAAGAATTTTTAGTCTGTGATCCCTTTCTTTGTGGAGACACTGCCTTGTTCAAGACAGCGCCTCCTAGTGTTTAAACTAAGGTGTACAAAAGATTTACTGTtaagtactgtacatgttgtaTGTGGGCCATTGTCCATTATATGTTTAGACTGATACAGCTCAGTTAAAAATGgatggcgggccacatctggctcaGACTTATTAGAAGTGACTTGGAACAAATACGGGCAAGTTGCTACTTACACCTTAGCCCTAACAACATAGCACTTTGtctacaaaaaaacatttattcacAAGGATACGCCAAATAGGAAAATGGAAACGACAACAGAACTACAAAACACTTTGCCGAAAGTGGTACTTcacatttgattgtttttgaaGTTTTGCCATGAACAAAAGTTACTTGTTTAACTTCTTTTGCACTTCGAGCAGGACAGTTAACTATGCCAACATGCAAACATTAGCCGTGTACtatttaccgtaatttcctgtgtataagccgctacttttttcttaaactttgaaccctgcagcttatacagcggtgtggctaatttatgatctcttgacatctcctttacttcagaactactactaatcatttaaatactgtgccactcaatataacagtctgactcagtgtcatcttacaaggaGCATTAaacccatcacacagcaacttaacactcaaaaagtgtacctaagaaatatacaaacacgtaccaatacgagtttgaaattaaaaaaaatatttaaaagttttcccataatacattgcatctgagcaaagcaCTCATTGGTGTCTGCCAGGGCGCTGCAATTATGTTAGCCTCCCTACGGGCTCTTCTGGCTCTCtgctggacagaggcagcattgcagcgccatccatccaaccatccattttctatgccgcttgtcctccaatgctATATATAgagtaatgacctgcaatttccGATGAGTTTACAAGCTCgtaagttttttcatagctcatgattggctcctgtcaaagactGGTCCACACGGACTCGTacgcaccacaatatgccattttatgacatggacgtGCGGTTTATGTATGTACaaattataataattgtacaaatatatatgtacaaattacAACAAGTATATATGTAGAAAGTTCTTTCctgtaaatttagtgggtgtggcttatacaccggaatttactgtaaatgttttgcGATGGAAGCTCCACGCATTTCCTCTACATCTTCGGccaaaatatattcaaaatctgaaaaaaatcaaacgtTGAGCGGCTTCCTTGAAAGAATTGTTTTTTCACATGAATTTTGATACACAAGTGGATTTGGATTTTTGTTAAAAGTAAAATGATATTTAAAATAACCAGCTCTCCTTCAAGTTGTGGCTGGTATAATGGCTCTACCTTAATGACGATCAGCAGGTAGCACAGGCAGatgaccagcagggggcagaaGAAGCCCATGGTGAAGGTGTAGACGATAAACGAGGTCTTCCACAGTTCGGCTGGCTCGGGCCACACAATGCTGCAGTTGCCGTCGTCCTTCAGCACATCGGCGAAAATGACCACGGGAAGCACCACCACAAAGGAGCCCGCCCACATTGCCATGCTGATGGCCTTGACCACTCGGGGGCGGCGCCACCAGGTAGAGCGGATGGGGTGCACCACGGCCAGGTAGCGGTCTACGGACATGACGGTGAGGCAGAAGATGCTGGTGAACTGGTTGATGGCGTCCACAGTCATGACCAAGCGGCACATAAGCGAGCCAAATGGCCACGAGAGCAGCGCGTTCTGGACTGCCAAGAAGGGAAGGCCTAGCATGAAGAGTTCATCGGCGATGGCCAAGTTGAGTATGTAGATGTTGGTCACTGACTCATTTTTGGTGTAGTTCACCACCACATGGATCACCAGCGTGTTACCCACCAGGCCGACAGCGCAGACGATTCCATAGATGAGCGGGATGAAGATGCCGGCCAAACCGGGGAGGGATTCCACTTCTGTACAGTTGGGACAAGTGGTGTTGAAGAACAAGGAGGTGTCATTGTCCGAGGCCAGGAGAAGGAGTGAATGGGTGGACGTAGAGGTAGGCAGAAAGTTTGAACCGCGAGAGGCATCCTGGGTGGCCTTGATCAGCTCCATGAGGGGGTCAGAGGAGTCAGATGTCAGCCAATGTACAAGTAGCCTGCGAGGTAAGCAAAAACATACTTTGTTTTGTCAATTTTGCAACCTACAACCATAGTAGTATGGTAGTAGTAATGGTTTAACATGTTTAACATTTCCTACCCTCAACTATGGTCATGACCTGTGGGTAGTGACATCACGGGTACACGTGGCTGAAATGAGTATTCTAGGAGGCGGCATGGCtcagtgaataaataaatacaagtgaAAAAACTGACAAGTATTGCATAaagattaaataaatacagatatAAATTAACCATCAGAGATGCATAGGCAGCATGCCTTGATGGCACCGACGGATGTGCGCCAAGCAGCAGTGCTTGGCAACTTGTGCTTCAAACTGTTTTGTCCTGCGGTACCAGTAACTACTGCCAACAAGGAAGATTCTGTCTAGGGAAGACTGACGGACAGCGGGAGACTGCACCGAGAGTGGACGGGTTAGCTAACCTTACCACATGTCATGGATGAAAAGACCCCACTGAAAGGACACCCCAAATTGACTACAAGCACAATGCAAGGAAAACAAGATGGGCCATTCAGCACTGACAACATGGATATGACtagaaagacaacaacaaatgaTGAAAAGCTTACTGCAGATGGTCCAAAGTCAGCAACAAGGAAGCATGGAGAAACTTTGAACAGTCAATGCCCAGTTTCACTGATTACCCCTTCAAGTTTGCCCGCAAACTGTTACTTTTGGAGTAGAAGAAATCAGGGAATTGGAGGCCACTGCACAGGAGCTAGAGAATCACATCAAAGACCAACTCAGAGACAGCAATAGAGATCTCCCCATTGGGCCACCAGGTAACGTTTTGTATCCTTCTGAACTCACATTCCAGTTTGACACCACCTAAGTGAAACGAGATCCAGCAAGTAGccctgttaggaatggaatattttccctctgctttgaacAAGATAAGTTGAAGGCTGTTGTCAAAGCTAtcttgcacacgcacacacatagttgcTAGATATGTCACTATTTTAAAGTCTGTCTGAGGAGCTATTAGCTGTCCAACTGAGACGGGCTGGTGCCTAATATACAAACCGAAAAAGGGAAGTTTACATCCATTGCACCACCTGTCTGACAGAAGTCATGAAAGAAAGCAGAACAGGGTTCTTCTTCGGAGATCGATTGGACTTCACTAAACCTTTGTTGGCCACTGATCGCTCTCTCCACCACTGGCGTTGCAGTTAATTGTATCTActcctttttttaattaaattgtaaactgtccttgagactcagagactcatttcacagctgttagaaCTAAATAATCTGGGGGGACTTTCACCTTGTAAAATGCCCGGTCCCAGCAGCCCAAAGGCAAGACCAGGACCAAATGCGTCCCCTAAAAAGTATATAAGTCATGCCCCATGGTACTAAAGTCATTGTGGAGACTGCAGAGCCTTAACCACCTTTTATCCCAAAGGAAATTCTCTAAGGAAAGATCTTCTCCATAGTGGCAAGACGCATGACAGGCAAAAGTGCTGAAATGCATATGGCTCTGTCCCACATCAGCTGATCTCCTTTGCTCTCAGCTTCTTCCATATTTCATCTTGCACTCAGAACCCAGTGTCCAACTGCTTCAGCAACGTCTATATCTGCTGCACACCCCAAGAAGCCACATCAGGCTGACAACAACTCCCGAAAGGCATAGCAGTTCAATATTACCCATCCTATTTACAGCAGCCTTTTGAGCCTTTTGTCAGAGAAGTAAAAATCCAGTCAGGACAGCCTCTACCGGCAAAAAAACGCAGCTTGCTGCTGTCAGTTCACCTGTACCACCGGCTTATGTGGCCACTAAAGTTAAGTGAAATATCCACGACAGGGATGAAGATGGACCTGAAGGCGAACAGCtatatattcaagattcaagagttttattgtcatatgcacagacagtgcaatgaaattcttattctgttcattctcccatgaaatgaaagacaaacacaagaaaaaggataaaaacataagaaacatgtaaaccaataaattaagcaacaacaacagaagagacattaatacagaaaaataatacaaataaataaataaatccatcaataaataaagtgctatgagtgtgtgcgtgtgttgcgtgcgccgtgtgtgagtgcttcgttgagaagcctgatggcctgtgggtaaaagctgtttgccagccttgtggtcctggacttcaaactcctgtagcgtctacctgacggtaggagtgtgaataatgagtgttgtggatgtgtgctgtccttgatgaggttgtgtgttcttcgtaggactctggatttataaatgtcttgcaatgaggggagggctgccccaacaatgttctgtgaggtcttgatcacccgctggagtgccttcctatcacgtgttgtacagttactgtaccaaacagtgatggaggctgtaaggacactttccatagtgcatctgtagaagcaactaaagattttggtggacatgccaaatttcctcagtctcctcaggaagtacagtctcctttgggacttcttcataatttgttgggtgttgtgagaccaggtgaggtcctcgctgatgtgtgtgccaaggaacttgaaggttttcaccctctccacctcagtctcatcaataaacaggggtctatgcggctccttttcccttgttcttgggtcaatgatcatctctttagtcttatctgtattgagaaggagattgttatcacgacaccaagctatgaggtccg contains:
- the LOC129182255 gene encoding somatostatin receptor type 5-like, with the protein product MELIKATQDASRGSNFLPTSTSTHSLLLLASDNDTSLFFNTTCPNCTEVESLPGLAGIFIPLIYGIVCAVGLVGNTLVIHVVVNYTKNESVTNIYILNLAIADELFMLGLPFLAVQNALLSWPFGSLMCRLVMTVDAINQFTSIFCLTVMSVDRYLAVVHPIRSTWWRRPRVVKAISMAMWAGSFVVVLPVVIFADVLKDDGNCSIVWPEPAELWKTSFIVYTFTMGFFCPLLVICLCYLLIVIKVRSVGKRAQASSSRRRKSERKITRMVVVVVAVFVLCWLPFYALNIVNLLVVLPGDFRGLYFFVVVLSYANSCANPILYGFLSDNFKRGFRKALCRSSRRVKSHDRADMERQRPTEEWGGIALHRQRSVLAGQRQETTQDGAQIIKIIKTSHNGKSKDAPEDSRMPDLKTPQPEDSSLETKHGEQAEKGSNPKSKLQAGEFLGNKSVLEISYL